A stretch of Kyrpidia spormannii DNA encodes these proteins:
- a CDS encoding glycosyltransferase family 4 protein, producing the protein MKVGILTHSFVDGYNGRFERVFAGGLERYMFDLALLLQDLGMRPEIHQLSFQGAFSSQVDGIDVYGHACGPDDAVKVFEQMADAVDGPVIYASFLWHPLRFRPHSIGICHGINWDRGDGSAQEKAQVAGAIQGALDHLQRIVSVDSHFVTYCRSVCTFNDPRKLVFIPNHVDTRRFRPDPGMRRADQVRVLFPRRISWERGVIPMMITTDRILARHPDVVVEFAGDVVEGNPITRVFRFWMKEHPHRHRLLHHVLSFSEMVRAYQRADIVVIPSIFSEGTSFSCLEALSCGAAVVATDVGGLNDLVIDGYNGLLVPPDFEALEAAVGRCIENRGLRRALGRKARETARAFDRSRWRLRWSRVLRPWLAGWAARSPRAVD; encoded by the coding sequence ATGAAAGTGGGGATTCTGACGCACAGCTTTGTCGACGGGTACAATGGCCGATTTGAAAGGGTTTTTGCGGGCGGGTTGGAACGCTACATGTTTGATCTGGCCCTTTTGCTTCAGGACTTGGGAATGCGGCCGGAAATCCACCAACTGTCCTTTCAAGGTGCATTTTCCAGTCAGGTCGACGGGATCGATGTGTATGGACACGCATGTGGCCCCGACGATGCCGTGAAGGTGTTTGAACAGATGGCGGATGCCGTGGATGGGCCTGTGATTTATGCCAGTTTCCTCTGGCATCCCCTTCGCTTCCGCCCCCACAGTATTGGAATTTGTCATGGAATCAACTGGGATCGGGGCGACGGCTCCGCCCAGGAGAAAGCCCAGGTGGCCGGTGCCATCCAAGGGGCGTTAGACCATCTGCAGCGCATCGTGTCCGTGGATTCACATTTTGTGACCTACTGCCGGTCGGTGTGCACCTTTAACGATCCGCGAAAATTGGTGTTTATCCCGAATCATGTGGATACTCGCAGGTTTCGCCCTGACCCCGGGATGCGGCGGGCTGATCAAGTGCGGGTACTCTTTCCCCGGCGCATCAGTTGGGAGCGGGGCGTGATTCCCATGATGATCACAACAGACCGGATTCTGGCCCGGCATCCGGATGTGGTGGTGGAGTTTGCGGGGGATGTGGTGGAAGGTAATCCTATAACCCGGGTGTTTCGATTCTGGATGAAAGAACACCCCCACCGCCATCGCCTCCTTCACCATGTGCTGTCCTTTTCGGAGATGGTCCGCGCCTATCAAAGGGCCGACATCGTGGTGATCCCCAGCATTTTTTCCGAGGGAACTTCGTTTTCTTGTTTAGAAGCTCTCAGTTGCGGGGCGGCGGTGGTGGCTACCGATGTCGGGGGGTTGAACGATCTGGTGATCGACGGGTATAACGGCCTGTTGGTGCCGCCAGATTTTGAAGCGTTGGAAGCGGCGGTGGGGCGCTGCATCGAGAATCGAGGTCTGCGTAGAGCCCTGGGGCGCAAAGCCCGGGAGACGGCCCGGGCTTTTGACCGGTCTCGCTGGCGGCTCCGGTGGAGCCGGGTGCTCAGACCTTGGTTGGCCGGTTGGGCTGCCCGGTCTCCCAGGGCCGTGGATTGA
- a CDS encoding glycosyltransferase translates to MPFDISLCMIVRNEEDFLPRCLTSVAPYVSEIIMVDTGSTDRTREIAASFGAKILDIPWADDFSQARNAGLEAARMPWILVMDADETLVPPDSGYLGRLLADRDVKGYFLQILHRIGDGSSGEYVTDAACRLFRNDPQIRFQGVIHEETASAIRAAYGDGIRFSDLVLWHEGYVDEVIRRRKKNERNERLLKRALAQRPEDPVLLYAWGTEQFQQARYKEALTAFERALESAPVFTGYTSDLVMKTAYCLRELGRRREAAQLLREAAAFYRDFVDLFEWRAILHLDDDRADLALPLLDHCLELGPCDGRYSSASGAGTYRSHFLAGIACERLWLWEEAMDHYQRALQTHPGYEPAGRRLAELKCLFDMNSAQGGNQSVPMNTENPGAPVPPPDRGPADPSIDLLPPRPLHLLGVSREQIATWARQYLSLSSEPTYQEALLAGWLALESDLDTLAAKWFALAAGMYPHRAAPRVGRFLAAVRTFQRLVPDVAARVLPGPLPWALHSRQLLAALSEPPF, encoded by the coding sequence ATGCCCTTTGACATCTCGCTCTGCATGATTGTGCGCAATGAAGAAGACTTTTTGCCACGCTGCCTGACTTCCGTCGCCCCCTACGTGTCAGAGATCATCATGGTGGACACCGGATCTACAGACCGGACCCGGGAGATCGCCGCTTCCTTCGGAGCGAAGATTCTCGACATCCCCTGGGCGGACGATTTTTCCCAAGCTCGCAACGCGGGGCTGGAAGCCGCTCGGATGCCGTGGATTCTGGTAATGGACGCCGATGAAACCCTCGTGCCTCCGGATTCGGGGTACCTGGGCCGCCTCCTGGCGGACCGAGATGTAAAAGGATATTTTTTGCAGATCCTCCATCGGATCGGGGACGGTTCTTCAGGCGAATATGTGACGGATGCGGCCTGCCGCCTGTTCCGGAATGACCCGCAGATTCGATTTCAAGGGGTCATCCACGAGGAAACCGCCTCTGCCATCCGGGCGGCCTATGGCGATGGGATTCGGTTCTCCGACCTGGTCCTTTGGCACGAGGGGTATGTCGATGAGGTGATCCGCAGGAGAAAGAAAAATGAGCGCAACGAGCGCCTGTTGAAAAGAGCCCTAGCTCAGCGTCCCGAGGATCCCGTGCTCCTTTACGCCTGGGGAACGGAGCAGTTCCAACAAGCCCGTTATAAGGAAGCACTGACAGCCTTTGAGCGGGCCCTGGAGTCAGCCCCCGTCTTTACGGGATACACGTCAGACTTGGTGATGAAAACGGCTTACTGCCTCCGTGAACTGGGCCGCCGGCGGGAGGCCGCACAACTGCTCCGGGAAGCGGCCGCTTTTTACCGCGATTTTGTCGATCTTTTCGAGTGGAGGGCCATCCTGCACCTGGACGACGATCGGGCGGACCTGGCTCTGCCCCTCCTGGACCATTGCCTGGAGTTGGGCCCTTGTGACGGCCGCTACAGTTCGGCGTCCGGGGCGGGAACGTATCGAAGTCATTTTCTAGCCGGTATCGCCTGTGAACGGTTGTGGTTATGGGAGGAGGCGATGGACCATTATCAACGGGCTCTCCAGACTCACCCCGGCTATGAACCGGCGGGGCGCCGGCTGGCCGAATTGAAATGTTTGTTCGATATGAACAGCGCTCAAGGTGGAAATCAGTCGGTGCCTATGAACACTGAAAACCCGGGGGCTCCGGTGCCCCCTCCCGACCGGGGACCGGCGGATCCTTCGATAGACCTTCTCCCTCCCAGGCCGTTACATCTGCTGGGCGTTTCCCGCGAACAAATCGCCACGTGGGCCCGGCAGTATTTGAGCCTCTCCTCCGAGCCGACGTACCAAGAAGCCCTGTTGGCCGGATGGTTGGCCCTGGAAAGCGACCTCGACACCCTGGCTGCCAAATGGTTCGCCCTCGCCGCCGGGATGTACCCCCATCGGGCTGCACCCCGGGTTGGGCGATTCCTGGCAGCGGTGCGCACCTTCCAGCGCCTTGTCCCCGACGTGGCAGCCAGAGTTCTCCCGGGACCCCTGCCATGGGCCCTCCACAGCCGACAGCTCCTGGCCGCCCTCTCCGAACCCCCGTTCTAG
- a CDS encoding AMP-binding protein, whose translation MGSVYEEKPWLKLYPDFVPRELPLPEISMIDAFEKSAKRAGGRPAVHYFDQTLTYGQLDDLATRFATLLAGWGVGKGDRVAVYVQNNPQFLIAQYGAWKRGAAVVPLNPMFKAKEVEYHLQDSGAKVLVALDSLYAAHAEKVIGGTDIQQVVTTHERDFVSEDVAKKTPLLNQTDKSPPSGTVDLVAALNQTVPDPGVRVAVGPEDIAYLVYTSGTTGRPKGAMNLHRNVAYNANVYRIWMKMADEDGVLGLAPLFHITGIVGHAALAAMAGIPLVLFHRFDAALALEMIQRWRPTMTVASITAFIALMNAPEAKEANVASMSKYYSGGAPIAPSLVEQFERAFGGYIHNIYGLTETNSPTHAVPLGVRAPVDPGSGALSVGIPVPGCLARVVDLEDPSREVGVGEPGEFAVKGPMIFSGYWDKPEATKSAFQDGYFLTGDVVVMDEQGWFYVVDRKKDMINASGYKVWPREVEDTLYQHPAVKEAAVVGVPDPYRGETVKAFVALRGEYAGKVTEDDIIQFCQERMAAYKYPRLVEFLPEIPKTATGKFLRRELRERSSGS comes from the coding sequence GTGGGTTCTGTCTATGAGGAGAAGCCTTGGCTCAAGTTGTACCCGGATTTTGTGCCTCGAGAACTTCCGCTGCCGGAAATCAGCATGATCGACGCCTTTGAGAAGAGCGCCAAAAGGGCAGGGGGCCGTCCGGCAGTTCATTATTTTGACCAGACACTCACGTACGGACAGCTGGATGATCTGGCGACCCGTTTCGCGACGCTCCTGGCGGGTTGGGGCGTAGGCAAGGGGGACCGGGTGGCGGTGTATGTACAGAATAACCCGCAATTCTTGATTGCCCAATACGGAGCTTGGAAACGCGGGGCAGCGGTGGTTCCTCTCAACCCCATGTTCAAAGCAAAAGAGGTGGAATATCATCTCCAGGACTCCGGGGCCAAAGTTCTCGTGGCTTTGGATTCGCTCTACGCGGCCCATGCGGAGAAAGTGATCGGGGGAACGGACATCCAGCAGGTGGTGACCACCCACGAGAGAGATTTTGTCTCCGAGGATGTCGCAAAAAAGACGCCGCTTTTGAACCAGACGGACAAATCCCCCCCGTCAGGGACGGTGGATTTGGTTGCGGCCCTCAACCAAACGGTCCCGGACCCGGGAGTCCGGGTGGCGGTGGGTCCCGAAGATATTGCGTATCTCGTGTACACATCCGGGACAACCGGACGGCCGAAGGGCGCCATGAACCTGCACCGCAATGTCGCCTATAACGCAAATGTCTACAGGATTTGGATGAAGATGGCGGATGAAGACGGGGTGCTGGGGCTGGCTCCCTTGTTCCACATCACAGGCATTGTCGGCCACGCCGCTCTGGCCGCCATGGCCGGGATTCCGTTGGTCTTGTTTCATCGTTTTGATGCCGCTTTGGCCCTGGAGATGATCCAGCGGTGGCGGCCGACCATGACCGTGGCCTCTATCACGGCGTTTATTGCCCTGATGAACGCCCCCGAGGCCAAGGAGGCGAACGTGGCCTCGATGTCGAAGTACTACAGTGGAGGTGCCCCCATTGCCCCGAGCTTGGTGGAGCAATTTGAACGGGCCTTCGGTGGATACATCCATAACATCTACGGTCTCACGGAGACCAATTCTCCGACCCACGCAGTTCCGCTTGGGGTCCGGGCGCCGGTGGATCCGGGGAGCGGGGCCCTGTCGGTGGGGATTCCGGTGCCGGGTTGCCTGGCCAGGGTGGTGGATCTGGAGGACCCCAGTCGGGAAGTCGGTGTCGGGGAGCCTGGGGAGTTCGCGGTCAAGGGTCCGATGATTTTTTCCGGCTATTGGGACAAACCCGAAGCGACGAAAAGTGCGTTTCAAGATGGGTATTTTCTCACCGGAGACGTTGTGGTCATGGACGAACAGGGCTGGTTTTATGTGGTGGACCGCAAGAAAGATATGATCAATGCCTCCGGATATAAAGTGTGGCCCCGGGAGGTGGAGGACACCTTGTATCAGCACCCGGCGGTCAAAGAGGCGGCGGTGGTGGGGGTGCCGGATCCGTATCGAGGCGAAACGGTGAAAGCTTTTGTGGCCCTTCGAGGCGAATACGCCGGCAAGGTGACCGAAGACGATATCATCCAGTTTTGTCAAGAGCGGATGGCGGCGTATAAATATCCGCGACTGGTGGAGTTTCTCCCGGAGATTCCAAAAACCGCGACGGGGAAATTCCTGCGCCGGGAGCTTAGGGAGCGCTCTTCAGGGTCGTGA
- a CDS encoding cyclase family protein: MDIARHRGKPYLDRGETFGLDDLLACAERQGVTIEKHDILVLRTGWLKIFYEQGPGAFYGDSFNEPGLAFSPELVKWFHAMEIPVLATDTIANETTVDPKTGALLVLHNALMRNLGVLFNEILWLEDLAADCADDGQYAFLYAGSPLKVYRGTGAPVNPVAVK; the protein is encoded by the coding sequence GTGGACATCGCCCGACACCGGGGCAAGCCCTATCTGGATCGAGGCGAAACCTTTGGGCTGGATGATCTTTTGGCCTGTGCGGAGCGACAGGGCGTGACCATCGAGAAGCACGACATTCTCGTTCTACGCACCGGCTGGCTGAAAATCTTTTATGAACAGGGGCCCGGGGCTTTTTATGGGGATTCGTTCAATGAGCCGGGTCTCGCTTTTTCCCCGGAGCTTGTAAAATGGTTTCATGCCATGGAAATCCCGGTGCTTGCGACGGACACCATCGCGAACGAGACGACGGTGGACCCGAAGACCGGAGCGCTGCTCGTGCTGCACAATGCCCTGATGCGAAATCTTGGAGTGCTCTTTAACGAAATCCTGTGGCTGGAGGATTTGGCGGCGGACTGCGCCGATGATGGCCAATACGCCTTCCTTTACGCCGGGTCGCCCTTAAAAGTCTACCGCGGCACCGGAGCGCCGGTGAATCCCGTGGCGGTGAAGTGA
- a CDS encoding glycosyltransferase, whose translation MTRPVRKSSGNRLTAMMQVRNEADRYLDTVLRCLSEFVDDVVIVDDASTDGTPDLCRDFKKVVKLVVLPESQFRREWNLRSLLWDVAVSTHPDWLLAVDADELYEDRAKEEIRALIDQDQYDWVAFRMFDMWGGLTHYREDEHWNLHKRYTVTLVRFLPGYHYFFPPMDLHVPRVPLSYGPLPGLCSPIRIKHLGWVGPREYLQQKYERYMALDPDGRWGSLAQYRSILEPNPRLVEWREDGE comes from the coding sequence ATGACTCGTCCTGTGCGCAAATCCTCCGGTAATCGCTTGACGGCCATGATGCAGGTTCGCAATGAAGCGGACCGCTATTTGGACACCGTGCTTCGGTGCCTGTCGGAATTTGTCGATGACGTGGTGATCGTGGATGACGCCAGTACCGACGGGACCCCCGACCTTTGTCGCGATTTTAAGAAAGTCGTTAAATTAGTCGTTCTGCCCGAATCTCAATTCCGGCGGGAGTGGAACTTGCGGTCCCTGCTCTGGGATGTGGCGGTCTCCACCCACCCCGATTGGCTACTCGCCGTGGATGCGGACGAATTATATGAGGACCGCGCGAAGGAAGAGATCCGGGCCCTTATCGATCAGGACCAGTACGATTGGGTGGCCTTCCGGATGTTCGACATGTGGGGAGGCCTGACCCATTACCGAGAGGACGAGCATTGGAACCTTCACAAACGTTACACCGTTACCTTGGTCCGCTTCCTCCCGGGGTATCATTACTTTTTTCCGCCGATGGATCTCCACGTCCCCCGCGTTCCCCTATCCTATGGCCCCCTTCCCGGCCTGTGTTCGCCGATTCGGATCAAACATCTCGGGTGGGTGGGCCCCAGGGAGTATCTTCAGCAAAAATATGAGCGCTATATGGCCCTGGATCCCGACGGCCGCTGGGGAAGCCTTGCCCAGTACCGCTCGATCCTCGAACCGAATCCCCGTTTGGTGGAGTGGAGGGAAGACGGAGAATGA
- a CDS encoding sensor histidine kinase: MNERAVRRALLIVPAVVVALFELIRHTPWVLSLLPMEASNWLTAILAGLVTALISRRLFARLDALHDEIAQARERELVASEHKRMAEKLHDDIGQTLFFIGVQLNHARKKLPARHPAGVHLEEIQEALREVDDELRKTILDLRPGIGDSVDEQTWKTHLEQFATGFGAQVVIAGEAPELAPVAWPVLAAICREAVVNAVKHGAASRVFLTWTQAGRRWELTITDDGQREESWDRAQKEGHYGVALIRQRAASIGAEVRFERTLTGLRIRLTAVRSTGDSVSRRRRVLSRRIIAGFLDEPKVEP; the protein is encoded by the coding sequence GTGAACGAACGCGCTGTTCGGCGTGCCTTGCTCATCGTCCCCGCCGTGGTCGTCGCCCTTTTCGAACTGATTCGACACACGCCCTGGGTGCTCAGCCTTCTTCCGATGGAAGCCTCCAACTGGCTTACCGCCATCCTCGCTGGTTTGGTTACGGCCCTCATTTCCAGGCGGCTTTTTGCCAGGCTGGACGCCTTGCATGACGAGATCGCCCAGGCGCGGGAACGGGAGCTCGTCGCGTCCGAACATAAAAGAATGGCTGAAAAACTGCACGACGACATCGGGCAAACCCTCTTTTTTATCGGAGTGCAACTGAATCATGCCCGAAAAAAGCTGCCGGCCCGGCATCCCGCCGGCGTACACCTGGAGGAAATTCAGGAAGCCCTTCGGGAAGTCGATGACGAACTGCGGAAAACCATCCTCGATCTGCGGCCCGGGATTGGGGATTCGGTGGATGAGCAGACGTGGAAAACGCACCTCGAGCAGTTCGCCACCGGTTTCGGCGCACAGGTCGTGATCGCCGGAGAGGCGCCGGAACTGGCTCCCGTCGCGTGGCCGGTCCTCGCAGCCATCTGCCGGGAAGCAGTGGTGAACGCCGTCAAACACGGAGCGGCGAGCCGAGTGTTTCTCACCTGGACGCAGGCGGGGAGGCGCTGGGAGTTGACCATCACTGACGACGGGCAGCGGGAAGAAAGTTGGGATCGCGCACAGAAGGAGGGACATTACGGGGTGGCGCTCATCCGGCAGCGGGCCGCTTCCATTGGGGCGGAAGTTCGCTTTGAACGGACTCTCACCGGGCTTCGCATTCGCCTCACGGCGGTCCGCTCCACCGGCGACTCCGTCTCCAGGCGAAGGAGAGTCCTGTCCCGCCGTATAATCGCGGGTTTTCTGGACGAACCTAAAGTGGAACCATGA
- a CDS encoding PaaI family thioesterase: MGYERCYVCGAENPKGLHLHFEKYGEEGVTAEFNSEEWHGGWPGIQHGGITCALLDEAAAYVANNLGLITVTAKLDVEFQNPIHSGETVRVVAFPVRKTRRLIEAEAQITSLDGVPKARAHAKMMVLNHTQLQSMGLEGLTPVNLDPDR; encoded by the coding sequence GTGGGATACGAACGGTGTTACGTGTGCGGCGCCGAAAACCCCAAGGGCCTTCATCTGCATTTTGAAAAATATGGCGAGGAAGGGGTCACCGCAGAATTCAACTCCGAAGAATGGCACGGCGGCTGGCCGGGGATTCAACACGGGGGCATCACCTGTGCGCTCTTGGACGAAGCGGCCGCTTATGTCGCCAATAATCTGGGGCTGATTACGGTCACTGCTAAACTCGATGTGGAGTTCCAAAACCCCATCCACTCTGGGGAGACGGTGCGCGTCGTGGCGTTTCCCGTGCGAAAAACCCGCCGGCTGATTGAAGCGGAGGCCCAGATCACCAGCTTGGACGGGGTCCCGAAGGCCCGGGCGCACGCCAAGATGATGGTGCTCAATCACACCCAGCTCCAGTCGATGGGACTAGAGGGACTGACGCCGGTCAACCTCGACCCCGACCGCTGA
- a CDS encoding phosphotransferase family protein produces the protein MSGGMNHPKSARGTIPVRPGEELDAKAVQKFLSEHIEGLGDCAVHIEQFPSGASNLTYWIRCGQWEGVLRRPPFGPLPPKAHDMKRESSFLSRLNRVFPLAPRPYAFCEDSGVLGVPFYVMEYRRGVVLDDQFPPGVEVTPELCRRISDAVVDTLVELHAVDWREAGLGEFGRPEGFLQRQVRGWIDRYHRAKTDEIPQVDRITRWLEDHLPSSPAATIIHNDYKLNNLLLDPEDLSRVVAVVDWEMATIGDPLFDLAVSLSYWAEETDPELLKEVLPTVTKYGGFLSRDEFVERYSRRSGRDVSFLDFYMVFAYFKLAVILQQIYVRWKRGQTQDPRFAGFGLRVRRLLEHADGCIPGRA, from the coding sequence ATGAGCGGGGGAATGAATCACCCGAAGAGCGCCCGGGGGACCATCCCCGTTCGCCCCGGGGAGGAACTGGACGCGAAGGCCGTACAGAAATTTTTATCTGAGCATATTGAGGGGTTGGGGGATTGCGCCGTCCACATCGAACAATTTCCTTCCGGGGCGTCGAATCTGACTTACTGGATCCGCTGCGGGCAATGGGAGGGGGTGCTCCGGCGCCCGCCCTTTGGGCCGCTGCCGCCCAAGGCCCACGATATGAAGCGGGAATCCTCTTTTTTAAGCCGGCTCAACCGGGTGTTTCCCCTGGCGCCGAGACCTTACGCATTTTGTGAGGACTCCGGAGTCTTGGGAGTGCCTTTTTATGTGATGGAGTATCGGCGGGGTGTGGTGTTGGATGACCAGTTTCCTCCAGGCGTCGAGGTGACGCCGGAGCTTTGCCGCCGTATCTCCGATGCTGTGGTGGATACCCTCGTGGAATTGCATGCTGTGGACTGGCGTGAGGCGGGACTCGGGGAGTTTGGCCGGCCCGAAGGTTTTTTACAACGGCAGGTGAGGGGATGGATCGACCGGTATCACCGGGCAAAAACCGATGAGATTCCCCAAGTGGACCGCATTACCCGCTGGCTGGAAGACCATCTTCCGTCTTCGCCGGCGGCGACCATCATTCACAATGATTATAAGTTAAATAACCTCCTGTTGGACCCGGAAGACCTGTCCCGGGTGGTGGCCGTGGTGGATTGGGAGATGGCCACCATCGGCGACCCGCTGTTCGATTTGGCGGTGTCTCTCAGCTACTGGGCCGAGGAGACGGACCCGGAGCTGCTCAAAGAGGTATTGCCGACGGTGACCAAATACGGCGGATTTCTCAGTCGAGACGAGTTCGTGGAGCGCTATTCGCGCCGGAGCGGACGGGATGTATCGTTCCTGGATTTTTATATGGTGTTTGCCTACTTTAAGCTGGCGGTTATTCTTCAGCAGATCTATGTGCGGTGGAAACGGGGACAGACCCAGGATCCGAGGTTTGCCGGGTTTGGGCTGCGGGTGAGGCGACTGTTGGAGCACGCTGACGGGTGTATTCCAGGCCGGGCGTGA
- a CDS encoding 2-phosphosulfolactate phosphatase: protein MSKVYLWTAKEQIDPYRLRGGVAVVMDVLLATTTMITIMERGVGRVFPARDLADALELKKRWLSPRLLTGGEEEGREVPGFDLGPFPEEYSEDVVAGRDVVFLTTNGTPALRRSEEADRVLLASLRNAPAVTEYLQRHAFSEVYLVCAGSKGRMSLEDALCAGVIAGGLEAAGWELDDGAIVVRDAARANRGRVVEALSRGRVGRWFTRVGREQTLAFAGAVGASDALVGLVEGRLRFIDD from the coding sequence ATGAGTAAAGTCTACCTGTGGACGGCTAAGGAGCAGATCGACCCTTATCGACTCCGGGGTGGCGTGGCTGTGGTGATGGATGTCCTGCTGGCGACCACGACGATGATCACCATAATGGAGCGGGGAGTGGGGCGAGTATTTCCCGCCCGGGATCTGGCCGATGCCCTGGAGTTGAAAAAACGGTGGCTGTCACCGCGGCTATTGACCGGCGGTGAGGAAGAAGGCCGGGAGGTCCCGGGGTTTGACCTGGGGCCCTTCCCGGAGGAGTACTCCGAAGATGTGGTGGCCGGGCGGGATGTGGTGTTTTTGACGACCAACGGCACCCCGGCCTTGCGCCGGTCGGAAGAGGCCGACCGAGTCCTCCTGGCTTCCCTTCGGAATGCCCCGGCGGTGACAGAGTATCTTCAAAGGCACGCGTTCTCCGAAGTTTATCTCGTGTGCGCCGGGTCGAAGGGCAGAATGTCCCTGGAAGATGCCCTTTGCGCAGGCGTGATCGCAGGTGGCCTGGAGGCGGCGGGGTGGGAGCTGGATGATGGCGCCATCGTGGTAAGGGATGCGGCCCGGGCCAATCGTGGGAGGGTGGTGGAGGCTCTCAGTCGGGGGCGGGTGGGCCGGTGGTTCACCCGGGTGGGCCGGGAACAGACCTTGGCTTTCGCCGGGGCCGTGGGAGCGAGTGATGCGCTAGTCGGACTCGTGGAGGGACGGCTGCGATTCATTGATGACTGA
- a CDS encoding tetratricopeptide repeat protein, producing MKVVAFGSETLSHFPYRDLLEVLPAECRYYVGAGSDSGGSGLEENADVEDVVRDISIEECRRLPADETTAIVTEPLWVSAFGGWRPERTVAVMAHISFSTAAQRRLANLVAAAADAVFVRSETQYLQWCFQRPTVFFWDPYRCRQEAVHWVSRVIGALENPEELGGLEREQWHSRLKEYQGFVGREEIAEKALYFSAAYRYLLEDPAAREDLLASFERAVASGRADCLVTHYRFLSAILVKQGRLEEAVQAYGVTALDQAAKWEYERLLTWLEDGRQALVRARLFLLNDDLRSAREVLSETDGEEAGRLRLEIALRTGYPDQAFREVALADCKTHSVHRSVEILEGFFYWLQGDRPGAIHHFLRAAAEDPNALGYILEMDEAESLLEQIRRGERAS from the coding sequence ATGAAGGTGGTGGCTTTTGGATCGGAGACACTGTCCCATTTTCCCTATCGCGACCTGTTGGAGGTGCTCCCGGCCGAGTGCCGGTATTATGTAGGCGCAGGGTCTGACTCTGGCGGTTCGGGTCTAGAAGAGAATGCCGATGTTGAGGATGTCGTTCGTGACATCTCTATTGAAGAGTGCCGGCGACTGCCAGCCGATGAAACCACGGCCATCGTGACCGAACCGCTGTGGGTGTCTGCCTTCGGGGGGTGGCGCCCGGAGCGCACGGTTGCCGTGATGGCTCATATTTCTTTCAGCACCGCCGCCCAGCGCCGCTTGGCGAACCTCGTTGCGGCTGCTGCAGACGCTGTATTTGTTCGATCGGAAACTCAGTATCTTCAATGGTGCTTTCAGCGGCCAACGGTATTTTTTTGGGATCCATACCGCTGCCGGCAAGAAGCGGTGCACTGGGTGTCGCGGGTTATAGGGGCATTGGAAAATCCTGAGGAACTCGGAGGGCTGGAAAGGGAACAGTGGCACTCGCGACTGAAGGAATATCAAGGCTTTGTGGGGCGGGAAGAAATCGCCGAAAAGGCCCTCTATTTCTCGGCGGCCTACCGGTACCTCTTGGAGGATCCAGCGGCCCGGGAGGACCTTCTTGCTTCTTTTGAACGGGCCGTGGCGTCGGGGCGTGCCGATTGTCTCGTCACGCATTACCGGTTTTTGTCCGCTATTCTGGTGAAGCAGGGGCGTTTGGAGGAGGCGGTTCAGGCCTACGGGGTGACTGCGCTGGACCAAGCTGCCAAATGGGAGTATGAACGTTTGCTGACGTGGCTGGAGGATGGACGGCAGGCGCTGGTCCGGGCCCGGCTCTTTCTGCTCAATGATGATCTGCGTTCGGCCCGGGAAGTGCTGAGTGAAACAGATGGGGAGGAAGCGGGACGACTCCGGTTGGAAATCGCTTTGCGGACAGGTTATCCGGACCAGGCTTTTCGCGAGGTCGCACTGGCGGATTGCAAAACCCATTCGGTGCACCGATCGGTCGAGATTCTTGAGGGTTTTTTCTACTGGCTTCAAGGAGACCGCCCCGGGGCGATTCACCATTTTCTCCGGGCCGCCGCCGAAGACCCTAACGCCCTTGGTTACATTCTTGAAATGGACGAGGCGGAAAGTCTTCTTGAGCAAATCCGCCGTGGGGAAAGAGCGTCATGA